Below is a genomic region from Paraburkholderia phenazinium.
GTACCGGCGATGAGCACCGGACCAAAGCCGTAAAGGAACACGTTTGTCTCCATCCAGATGTCGGGGGTTCAGGATTCAGGCATGGCGCGGATACTCGCAAGCGAAAAAGATTTGCTCAAACAGGCCGCCGCTGCCGTGTTGCGACGCAACATTGGACGATTCAGCGTGGTGACGGCGCAAAACGCCTGTTTTAGCGGGCGATAGGTGTTGGCAAGCGCGTTGGACCACGGGTCCACGCGTGGCGATTTAGCAAGTTTCGGGTCGCTTTTTCGATAGACGGCGCGGCGCAGGCCTGGGCGCGACTTGCGGTCACGATCAGGGCAAACCCCGCTACACTGCGGTTGCCTGGGATGTATATCCCCGCCCGCACAACTCCCCCGAGGACTTCGAGCATGACTGCCCGTTTCGACTCCACGACGCTCGATGCCTACACGAAGGACGCCGCCCGTTACAGCCAGGAATGGCTGGATCAGCCGCCTCCGAACGACCTCTACGCATTGCTGGAAACGCATCTGGTGCCGCAAGGCACGACCGCCGAGATCGGCTGCGGCAACGGCCGCGATGCGGGATGGCTGGCCGAGCACGGCTACGAGGTCACTGGCTTCGACGCATCGCCGGGCCTGCTTGCCGAAGCGCGCCGTCTGCATCCGGAGATCGAGTTTCGCGAGGCCACCCTGCCGGCGCTCGAGGAGATCGAGGAACGTTTCGACAATATCGTCTGCGAGACGGTGATCATGCATTTGCCGGCCGAATCGATTCCTCTCGCCGTGGATAATCTCAGGCGCCTCTTGCGACCGAACGGTGTGCTGTATCTGTCATGGCGCGTCACCGAAGGCGAGGACACACGTCAGCCCGACGGGCGGCTGTACGCCGCCTTCGAGCCCAAAGTGGTCGTGGACGCGCTCGTCGACTGCGCGATTCTGCTATTCGAAGACGTGACGAGCGAAAGCTCGGGCAAGCGGATCTGCCGGGTCATTGCCTCGAAGAATCTCGGCGGCGTCTGATCACTCAATCCCTAGCCGGGCGCGAATCGCCGGCAGCATATGCTCGACCGCCGCGCGCCCTTCGGCAATTGCCGGCGCCGCGCGGTGAAAATCGAAAATGCCCATGCCGCCCAGGCGCGGCTGAATCAGGATGTCGGCGGGCTCTCCCGCCAGACGGCTGCGCGTGATCCGCACCTGCATGATGTCGATGCTCTGCGCGACCGAACTCAGCATCGACGGCACCCGGGCGCTCGGCTCGGGCGCGACGCGCACGTCGGCTGCCACCTCGTCCTCCGAAGGCGCGAGCCAGCGCGGCCACGGCTTGCCGTTCTTGCGCAACGAACCGGGCGGCGGCGCGGTCGGATCGATCACCGGCGACGCTGCAGCGGTGAGGCCGCCGAAGTCGCGGCCATTGAGAATGTCGTTGTTCAGATCCACCGCGATCACGCAATCGGCACGCATGCCGCGCGCCACCGACACCGGCACGGGATTGCTCAGACCGCCATCCACGAGCCACACACCGTTATGCCACACCGGCGTGAAAATACCCGGAATTGCGATCGACGCTCGCACTGCATCCACCACACTGCCGTCCTGCAACCATGTTTCGCGGCCCGAATCGAGTTCAGTCGCCACCGCGGCAAAAGGCATCTGCAACTGGCTGATCTCACGTCCGTTGAACCGGTTGGCGAACACCTGGATCACCTTGCGTCCACCCAGCAGGCCGCCGGAAATGCGCAGGTCGAGCAGACGCAGCACCGTCTGCCAGGTCAGACGCGACACCCAATCCTCCAGCCAGTCGAGATCGCCGTTCGCATAAAC
It encodes:
- a CDS encoding class I SAM-dependent methyltransferase translates to MTARFDSTTLDAYTKDAARYSQEWLDQPPPNDLYALLETHLVPQGTTAEIGCGNGRDAGWLAEHGYEVTGFDASPGLLAEARRLHPEIEFREATLPALEEIEERFDNIVCETVIMHLPAESIPLAVDNLRRLLRPNGVLYLSWRVTEGEDTRQPDGRLYAAFEPKVVVDALVDCAILLFEDVTSESSGKRICRVIASKNLGGV
- a CDS encoding patatin-like phospholipase family protein, whose protein sequence is MLRRRAHSRIGLVLGGGAARGWAHIGAIRALHDAGIKPDVVCGTSIGALVAAVYANGDLDWLEDWVSRLTWQTVLRLLDLRISGGLLGGRKVIQVFANRFNGREISQLQMPFAAVATELDSGRETWLQDGSVVDAVRASIAIPGIFTPVWHNGVWLVDGGLSNPVPVSVARGMRADCVIAVDLNNDILNGRDFGGLTAAASPVIDPTAPPPGSLRKNGKPWPRWLAPSEDEVAADVRVAPEPSARVPSMLSSVAQSIDIMQVRITRSRLAGEPADILIQPRLGGMGIFDFHRAAPAIAEGRAAVEHMLPAIRARLGIE